In a single window of the Candidatus Methylomirabilis limnetica genome:
- the yajC gene encoding preprotein translocase subunit YajC: MGMAFAQDATPGGPPSGMLGALITPIAIFVVFYFLMIRPQQKKSREQKDMLENLKTGDEIISTGGLYGTIVKFGDNDRVKVKIAENVTIEIARSALTGKVTTTTEVAKS, encoded by the coding sequence ATGGGAATGGCGTTTGCGCAGGATGCAACACCGGGAGGTCCACCTTCAGGCATGCTCGGGGCCCTCATCACTCCGATAGCAATATTCGTTGTCTTTTATTTCTTAATGATTCGCCCCCAGCAGAAGAAGTCGCGAGAGCAAAAGGATATGCTCGAAAACCTGAAGACCGGCGATGAAATCATAAGCACTGGAGGATTGTACGGTACAATAGTCAAGTTTGGTGATAACGACCGGGTCAAGGTCAAGATCGCCGAGAATGTCACGATTGAGATCGCCAGAAGCGCCCTCACCGGTAAGGTCACTACGACGACGGAGGTGGCGAAGAGTTAG
- the ahbA gene encoding siroheme decarboxylase subunit alpha, whose translation MVGIDTIDGKLLDAIQAGIPLVERPYRALGEGLGLTEGDVLGRVARLKAESLIRNIGAIFDTSRLGYRSSLVGFRLREERIDQAAVWINAHPGVSHNYLRSCVFSSGYTPEACFPYNVWFTLAVESESQLGLEGSVAVLARDTGADAVRLFPTLRVFKIGVRLDMDAEGTGTRKEKGNFFAGNGHATGYCLNPTERQIVRVLQHDLALAEEPFREVARQCGLEVEALLAGAQELLRRNIMRRFAAILNHRKAGYTGNVMVAWPIPEEKIEVTGHQMAQFRAVSHCYQRPIYPEWPFTLFTMVHQKSREACEETVAEISRETGIGDYAMLWTTREFKKVRLKYFTEDYAAWEEKAVAR comes from the coding sequence GTGGTCGGGATAGACACAATTGACGGTAAATTGTTGGACGCTATACAGGCCGGTATCCCACTTGTGGAGCGCCCTTACCGTGCCCTCGGCGAAGGCCTGGGACTGACCGAAGGCGATGTGCTCGGGCGTGTTGCCCGACTCAAAGCCGAAAGCCTCATCCGGAACATCGGCGCCATCTTCGACACGTCGCGCCTTGGCTATCGGTCATCGCTGGTCGGATTCCGATTGCGTGAGGAGCGTATTGACCAGGCTGCCGTCTGGATTAACGCTCATCCGGGCGTAAGCCACAACTACCTGCGTTCGTGCGTATTCTCCAGCGGCTACACGCCTGAGGCGTGTTTTCCGTATAATGTATGGTTTACCCTCGCGGTTGAGTCTGAAAGCCAACTCGGGCTTGAGGGTAGCGTAGCCGTTTTAGCGCGAGATACAGGCGCTGACGCGGTACGGCTTTTTCCGACGCTCAGAGTCTTCAAGATCGGGGTGCGCCTGGATATGGACGCTGAAGGTACAGGTACGCGCAAGGAAAAGGGCAATTTCTTCGCGGGTAACGGCCACGCTACCGGGTATTGCTTAAATCCTACGGAGCGCCAGATCGTACGAGTTCTGCAACATGATCTGGCGCTCGCAGAGGAGCCGTTTCGCGAGGTCGCCCGGCAGTGCGGACTGGAAGTTGAGGCACTGTTGGCCGGCGCCCAAGAACTTTTACGGCGAAACATCATGCGTCGCTTTGCCGCGATCCTCAACCACCGTAAGGCCGGCTATACCGGGAACGTGATGGTGGCGTGGCCTATACCTGAAGAAAAGATAGAGGTCACAGGACATCAAATGGCGCAGTTTCGCGCGGTGAGCCACTGCTATCAGCGCCCTATCTACCCGGAGTGGCCGTTTACGCTCTTTACGATGGTCCATCAGAAGAGCCGCGAAGCCTGTGAGGAGACGGTAGCGGAGATCAGCCGAGAGACGGGTATCGGCGATTACGCGATGCTGTGGACGACGCGAGAATTCAAAAAAGTTCGGCTTAAATATTTCACCGAAGACTATGCGGCATGGGAGGAGAAAGCCGTAGCCCGTTAG
- a CDS encoding molybdopterin-dependent oxidoreductase: protein MKLSRRELLKTLAGAGAAIVSASGAILPGSVGQAEAAEAAAESWEKSPCRFCGVGCGVLVGLRKGKVVAVKGDPEVPVNRGLLCIKGYSLPKILYGRDRYKVPLLRQGNKFVEISWSQALDIMASKFKGAIQAHGPESVAAYFSGQTTVFEGYAINKLMKAGIGSNNLEGNPRLCMASAVAGFFSTFGMDEPMGCYDDIELTDTFFIWGSNFAEAHPILYSRMMERKHQDANVKIVSLQTFLNRSSDQPADIVAIFKPHSDLALANAMAHVIVKEGLINEAFIQKHVTFKKGLTEIGYGVEDNFEYGGASETSWKTYKPFTDKAQPISFEEYKTFLETYTPEYAEKLSGLPADTIRQIARLLGDPKRKAVSCWTMGFNQHVRGTWINNLVYNLHLLTGKIAEPGNSPLSLTGQPSACGTTREAGVLSHTLPGGMFVANPEHRKKTAQIWNVPVEKISPRPGYHTMEMFRALDRGDIKVMWINTTNPFQTLPHVGRYRKGARKGGERFIVVSEVYPSETARHADLILPSAMWVEKEGMFGNTERRTQHWFKMVDPPGEAKDDLWQIVELAKRLDMGHLFAYGEEPLQKALFEEYRKFGLGSGKDLAPYDVYAKVRGGLRWPVVEGKETRWRYREGFDPYVKKGEGVRFYGQPDGRAVIWARPYEPPAEQPDEKYPLWLTTGRVLEHWHTGTITRRVLELHRAAPFAPVWINAEDAGALGIKTGDPVRVQSRRGEVIAKAQVNGRNTVPKGVVFVPFFDENVLINLVTLDAYDPISKQPDFKKCAVRIEKA, encoded by the coding sequence ATGAAACTTTCTCGTAGAGAGCTTTTAAAGACCTTGGCGGGAGCAGGTGCGGCAATCGTCTCCGCCTCTGGCGCAATACTCCCTGGATCTGTGGGTCAAGCGGAGGCTGCCGAGGCGGCGGCAGAGTCCTGGGAGAAGAGCCCCTGTCGCTTCTGTGGCGTCGGATGCGGCGTGCTGGTGGGTCTTCGAAAAGGTAAGGTGGTGGCTGTCAAGGGAGATCCGGAGGTTCCCGTCAATCGTGGCCTCCTCTGCATCAAAGGCTATAGTCTTCCCAAGATTCTCTATGGCCGTGACCGCTATAAGGTGCCGCTGCTTCGCCAGGGCAACAAGTTTGTCGAGATCTCTTGGAGCCAGGCGTTGGATATCATGGCCTCCAAGTTTAAGGGGGCTATCCAAGCGCATGGCCCAGAGTCAGTTGCCGCATACTTCTCTGGTCAAACCACGGTCTTTGAAGGCTACGCCATCAATAAACTGATGAAGGCAGGGATTGGCTCTAACAACCTTGAGGGCAATCCGCGCCTCTGCATGGCCTCGGCCGTGGCCGGTTTCTTCTCGACCTTTGGCATGGATGAGCCCATGGGGTGTTACGACGATATTGAACTCACCGATACCTTTTTTATTTGGGGCTCTAACTTTGCTGAGGCGCATCCGATCCTCTACTCGCGGATGATGGAGCGGAAGCACCAGGATGCGAACGTCAAGATCGTCAGCCTGCAAACCTTTCTGAACCGCAGCAGCGATCAGCCCGCAGATATCGTGGCTATTTTCAAGCCCCACTCAGACCTCGCCCTCGCGAATGCCATGGCGCATGTCATCGTGAAAGAAGGGCTCATAAACGAGGCATTTATTCAGAAGCATGTCACCTTCAAAAAGGGGCTGACAGAGATCGGCTATGGCGTAGAGGATAACTTTGAGTATGGCGGCGCTTCTGAAACCAGTTGGAAAACCTACAAACCTTTTACCGACAAGGCTCAACCGATAAGTTTCGAGGAGTACAAAACATTCCTGGAAACCTACACACCGGAATATGCTGAAAAACTTTCCGGCCTCCCGGCAGATACGATTCGTCAGATTGCCCGGCTCTTGGGCGACCCCAAACGGAAGGCCGTGTCCTGTTGGACGATGGGCTTTAACCAACACGTTCGCGGCACCTGGATCAACAACCTTGTATATAACCTTCACCTCCTGACCGGCAAAATCGCCGAGCCCGGCAACAGTCCCTTATCGCTGACCGGGCAGCCTTCAGCATGCGGGACCACGCGAGAAGCAGGTGTACTCTCCCACACGCTTCCTGGCGGTATGTTTGTCGCGAATCCAGAGCATCGGAAAAAAACAGCGCAAATTTGGAATGTCCCGGTTGAGAAGATTTCACCCAGGCCCGGCTATCACACCATGGAGATGTTTCGCGCCCTGGATCGCGGCGATATTAAGGTCATGTGGATCAACACCACCAACCCCTTTCAGACTCTCCCGCATGTGGGTCGCTATCGCAAGGGTGCGCGAAAGGGAGGCGAGCGGTTTATCGTGGTCTCCGAGGTGTATCCCAGCGAAACCGCTCGGCATGCCGATCTCATCCTTCCATCGGCCATGTGGGTCGAAAAGGAGGGGATGTTTGGTAACACCGAGCGACGCACGCAGCACTGGTTTAAGATGGTAGATCCACCCGGCGAAGCGAAGGACGATCTCTGGCAGATCGTCGAACTAGCTAAGCGTCTTGATATGGGACACCTGTTCGCCTACGGCGAGGAGCCCCTGCAAAAAGCACTCTTTGAGGAGTATCGAAAATTCGGCCTGGGGTCTGGAAAAGATCTTGCGCCCTATGATGTATACGCGAAGGTCCGTGGCGGACTGCGCTGGCCGGTTGTCGAGGGAAAAGAAACGCGGTGGCGCTACAGGGAGGGCTTCGACCCGTACGTCAAGAAAGGCGAGGGCGTCCGTTTTTACGGCCAGCCTGATGGTCGCGCCGTGATCTGGGCACGACCCTATGAGCCACCAGCCGAGCAGCCCGATGAGAAATATCCTTTGTGGCTCACGACAGGTCGCGTCCTTGAGCACTGGCATACAGGGACCATTACAAGGAGAGTTCTTGAGCTTCACCGTGCCGCCCCCTTTGCTCCCGTGTGGATCAACGCCGAGGACGCGGGCGCCTTGGGAATCAAGACCGGGGATCCGGTCCGCGTTCAATCGCGTCGCGGAGAGGTCATCGCCAAGGCCCAGGTGAACGGAAGAAACACGGTTCCGAAAGGCGTGGTCTTTGTACCTTTCTTCGACGAAAATGTCCTCATCAATTTGGTGACGCTTGATGCCTACGATCCTATTTCCAAGCAGCCGGACTTTAAGAAATGCGCGGTTCGGATCGAGAAGGCGTAG
- a CDS encoding nitrate reductase cytochrome c-type subunit: MIMKPLKTIFFWIFLFGLLTTLSGSAFSEQVAPQQGSKRLPRAYEGAPPLIPHDAEARKGMCLACHGIGMIGAPITPHPTRNDFCLQCHIGQDLSVKAFPAVPSQEEKRPE; encoded by the coding sequence ATGATCATGAAGCCACTCAAAACAATCTTCTTCTGGATTTTCCTCTTTGGTTTACTGACTACTCTGAGTGGGAGCGCATTCTCCGAGCAGGTTGCTCCCCAACAAGGCAGCAAGAGACTGCCTCGCGCCTATGAAGGCGCCCCGCCTTTGATCCCCCACGATGCGGAAGCGAGGAAAGGAATGTGCCTGGCATGCCACGGAATCGGGATGATCGGGGCTCCAATCACTCCACATCCTACGCGTAATGATTTTTGCCTGCAATGTCATATTGGCCAAGACCTGTCAGTGAAGGCGTTCCCGGCCGTTCCGTCTCAGGAAGAGAAGAGACCAGAGTAA
- a CDS encoding S-adenosylmethionine:tRNA ribosyltransferase-isomerase codes for MSNPLRTADFDYILPPDLIAQAPAPERDRSRLLVLDRNTGVLQHRIFRDLPEYLLPGDLLVVNEAKVIPARLFGRSERRHLIEVLLLCEVEADPDLKRAGTSCWEALVKPSRQVRTGDRLALADETITAEVIEKRGEGRHLLKLAYDGKLADLLWQFGQMPVPPYIKRQRSAISSQQSAKDDLTSPYPIPYPLDPVLLDRERYQTVYAKHEGAIAAPTAGLHFTPELIETLTRQGVAVAPITLYVGPGTFRPIRVEEVSAHQMESERYIVPEQTALAVKAAKREGRRVIAVGTTTVRALEHAAVDGDVRSGAGATDLFIYPGYRYRCIDALITNFHLPRSTLFMLVSAFAGRDAVLAAYCEAIALRYRFYSYGDAMLIV; via the coding sequence GTGTCTAATCCTCTGCGGACAGCCGACTTTGACTACATCCTGCCCCCCGATCTGATTGCCCAGGCGCCCGCTCCAGAGCGTGATCGCTCGCGGCTCCTGGTCCTTGATCGGAACACGGGCGTCCTGCAACATCGAATCTTCCGAGATCTTCCAGAATACCTCCTTCCAGGAGATCTGTTGGTCGTCAATGAGGCTAAAGTGATCCCCGCCAGGCTCTTTGGTCGATCCGAGCGGCGACATCTCATCGAGGTATTGCTCCTGTGTGAAGTTGAAGCCGATCCCGACTTAAAGCGTGCCGGAACAAGCTGCTGGGAGGCTTTGGTCAAGCCATCCAGACAGGTTCGGACCGGCGACCGCCTTGCCCTGGCAGATGAAACGATCACGGCCGAGGTGATAGAGAAACGCGGTGAGGGACGCCACCTGCTCAAGCTCGCGTATGACGGAAAACTCGCCGACCTCCTGTGGCAATTCGGCCAGATGCCGGTTCCACCGTACATCAAAAGGCAGCGATCAGCGATCAGCAGTCAGCAGTCAGCAAAAGACGATCTGACTTCTCCATACCCTATACCCTATCCCCTAGACCCTGTTCTTTTGGATCGCGAGCGGTACCAAACGGTATACGCAAAGCATGAAGGGGCCATTGCGGCGCCTACGGCCGGCCTCCACTTCACACCGGAACTGATCGAAACGCTTACGCGGCAGGGCGTCGCCGTAGCCCCGATCACCCTCTATGTCGGCCCTGGTACGTTTCGTCCTATTCGGGTGGAGGAGGTTTCTGCGCATCAGATGGAGTCGGAGCGTTACATTGTTCCGGAACAGACGGCCCTGGCGGTCAAAGCCGCAAAGAGAGAGGGGCGGAGGGTGATCGCGGTCGGGACTACGACCGTCCGGGCACTTGAGCACGCCGCAGTCGATGGCGACGTGAGGTCCGGGGCCGGTGCAACAGACCTCTTTATCTATCCGGGCTATCGCTATAGGTGCATCGACGCCCTGATCACCAACTTTCATCTTCCTCGCTCCACCCTCTTCATGCTGGTCTCAGCCTTCGCAGGCCGGGATGCCGTCCTGGCTGCGTATTGTGAGGCTATCGCCCTACGCTACCGTTTCTATTCCTACGGCGACGCGATGTTGATTGTATGA
- the tgt gene encoding tRNA guanosine(34) transglycosylase Tgt — protein MTFELLKIDAATGARRGRLRTPHGAVETPAFMPCGTGGAVKALTPHELETEGVQMALCNTYHLYLRPGHRLIEELGGLHRFMAWSGSILTDSGGFQVYSLAPLRQISEEGVSFRSHLDGSLHFLSPELAIEVQKSLGADIIMPLDECAPYPSTTDYLQRSLGLTLKWAERSRVAHLNGQPALFGILQGGTDKALREQAATALQKIGFDGYALGGLAVGEPKAVMYETVAHTTPLLPVDRPRYLMGVGTPEDLVESVMRGVDMFDCVMPTRHGRTGSLFTSQGRINIKGAAHASDERPLDPACDCYTCRHFSRAYLRHLFMAGEILGLRLNTLHNLHFYLTLMQQIRQAIEDGSLTAFRTRFLEEAGTLNRDETVA, from the coding sequence GTGACCTTCGAGTTGCTGAAGATCGATGCTGCAACAGGCGCACGGCGGGGGCGGCTGAGGACGCCCCACGGCGCGGTGGAGACCCCTGCATTCATGCCCTGCGGGACTGGAGGCGCGGTCAAGGCGCTCACGCCCCATGAGCTGGAGACCGAGGGGGTACAGATGGCCCTGTGCAACACCTACCACCTCTACCTGCGTCCAGGCCATCGACTTATTGAGGAGCTTGGCGGTTTGCATCGTTTCATGGCGTGGTCCGGCTCGATCCTCACCGACAGTGGGGGGTTCCAGGTCTACAGTCTGGCTCCATTACGACAGATCTCGGAAGAGGGGGTGAGCTTTCGGTCCCATCTTGACGGATCACTTCACTTTCTCTCGCCGGAGCTCGCCATCGAAGTCCAAAAATCTCTTGGGGCGGATATCATCATGCCGCTTGACGAGTGCGCCCCCTATCCCTCTACCACTGACTACCTTCAGCGGTCGCTAGGGCTGACGCTCAAGTGGGCAGAACGGTCCCGGGTAGCCCATCTCAATGGGCAACCGGCGTTGTTCGGCATCTTACAGGGCGGGACCGACAAGGCGCTTCGGGAACAGGCCGCAACAGCCCTGCAGAAGATCGGCTTTGACGGCTATGCGTTAGGCGGTCTCGCCGTCGGTGAGCCGAAAGCGGTAATGTACGAGACCGTCGCTCACACCACACCGCTCTTGCCTGTCGATCGGCCTCGCTACCTGATGGGGGTCGGAACGCCGGAGGATCTCGTGGAAAGCGTTATGCGGGGGGTGGATATGTTCGACTGCGTGATGCCCACCCGGCACGGCAGGACCGGAAGCCTGTTTACCAGCCAGGGCCGGATCAATATTAAGGGGGCGGCGCATGCGTCAGACGAGAGGCCGCTCGATCCCGCCTGTGATTGTTACACGTGCCGGCACTTCTCCCGCGCCTATCTCCGGCACCTCTTTATGGCGGGCGAGATCCTTGGGCTGCGCTTGAACACGCTTCACAACCTTCATTTCTATCTTACGCTCATGCAGCAGATCCGCCAAGCTATCGAAGATGGGAGCCTTACCGCATTCCGGACAAGGTTTCTTGAGGAAGCTGGTACGCTGAATCGCGACGAAACCGTGGCATAA